A window of the Lolium perenne isolate Kyuss_39 chromosome 7, Kyuss_2.0, whole genome shotgun sequence genome harbors these coding sequences:
- the LOC127318723 gene encoding protein TIFY 6a: MERDFLGAIGRTKEEPQMEDAGGKPESDYLGGAAPPATQWQYQAKAAATPAFMSFRPAAEGTRDSFSAFRQQQPALVTPHHHQSKFGFDGRISPQQYAAAVAHAHGVDSYDVPARHHHVPQAGSRPFHHPMQLNQGNHPVLRVQSLPSVAAAGGVPFKNQYLMMNSPVPSSTVGVYGPRDLRNPESTRMTIFYNGAVNVFDVAMDKAQELLVQASRASIVPSTVHKSDSLVSADARFAAPEVSPAMKIITIQKPETFVPRVSGIPSPVPVMPQPAVALSKSTSSSNNESAGPASSGVPSAVPLASQASTAEPLQQAISAAAAAAVTPRAVPQARKASLARFLEKRKERVSTVVPYPSSKSPLDSSDSAPSKSSGTDIALSTNNGQEPASIGLSRNISFSSNKVPSTDLQI; encoded by the exons ATGGAGAGGGACTTCCTCGGCGCGATTGGGAGGACCAAGGAGGAGCCCCAGATGGAGGACGCCGGCGGCAAGCCGGAATCAG ATTACCTGGGAGGAGCAGCGCCGCCCGCCACGCAGTGGCAGTACCAGGCCAAGGCCGCCGCTACACCGGCGTTCATGTCATTCCGGCCAGCGGCGGAGGGCACCAGGGACTCGTTTTCCGCGTTCCGGCAGCAGCAGCCGGCGCTCGTCACGCCCCATCATCATCAG AGCAAGTTCGGATTCGACGGCCGTATCAGCCCGCAGCAGTACGCCGCCGCTGTGGCGCACGCGCACGGCGTTGATTCCTACGACGTGCCGGCTCGTCATCATCATGTACCACAAGCTGGATCCAGGCCGTTTCACCACCCGATGCAGCTCAATCAGGGGAACCACCCCGTGCTCAGGGTGCAGAGCCTCCCCAGTGTTGCTGCCGCAGGTGGTGTCCCGTTCAAGAACCAGTATCTCATGATGAACAGCCCCGTGCCCAGCTCTACAGTTGGTGTCTACGGTCCAAG GGACCTGCGAAATCCAGAGTCTACACGGATGACCATATTCTACAACGGCGCCGTGAATGTGTTCGACGTCGCGATGGACAAG GCGCAGGAACTCCTGGTTCAAGCTAGCAGGGCATCTATTGTTCCAAGCACAGTGCATAAATCAGATTCGCTTGTTTCCGCCGATGCGAGATTCGCAGCACCTGAGGTTTCACCTGCAATGAAGATTATTACAATCCAGAAACCAGAGACCTTTGTGCCTCGTGTATCTGGCATTCCTAGCCCAGTCCCTGTCATGCCACAACCTGCCGTGGCTCTCTCCAAGAGCACGTCGAGCTCTAACAATGAGAGCGCAGGCCCGGCATCTTCAGGCGTGCCGTCGGCTGTTCCTCTAGCAAGCCAGGCATCCACGGCTGAACCACTGCAGCAGGCGATTTCTGCTGCTGCGGCAGCAGCTGTTACGCCAAGAG CTGTCCCTCAAGCCCGCAAAGCATCACTTGCCCGATTCTTGGAGAAGCGAAAGGAAAG AGTTTCTACCGTCGTGCCATACCCATCGTCCAAGAGCCCATTGGACAGCAGCGACAGCGCGCCAAGCAAGTCATCCGGCACAGACATTGCTCTGTCGACCAACAACGGCCAGGAGCCTGCGAGCATAGGGCTCTCAAGGAACATCAGCTTCAGCAGCAACAAAGTCCCCAGCACAGATTTACAGATCTGA